CATAATCAGCTAGTCATAGTTATCGTTTTGGCCAATATTTCGGCAAAGACCATATTCAGTATACCATCTGAGATGTATTTTCAGTTTTTGATAATATAATTCGGGTAGTTATCTCAAAATTTTGGCCCATAGATAAAGTTGCTGTCTAGGTCTTCAAATCTAGGTGTTCATTTTGTCTTTCTTCAGCATTTTTGTCTCAACCGATATGCTATATTAGGTCTACATCGCATTTTTGAATCACTAAAATAATCAATATTTGATCCTTGCATATGATAGTCAAAAGCTACATACTTTTGCTTCCGCTTTCCCTTTTTTAGCATGAATCATCGTATATGCatatatttatgcatattttATCTTACGTAAACGTGCTTCAATGTTTTTTTTAACAGATATCTTTCTGatgtttgtttcttctttttctttatgtaGCTTATCAAATCACAggaaattaaaaacaaaatcacATGGTGCTTATCAACTGATGCTACGCCAGCCAAGGAAAATCCTGCAGGGAAGAATGTCCTCAGGATTTTCTTATCAAATAATGGAGTAGAAGTGCCAAGGTTGCTTGGCGAAAAAAGCTGCCAAGGTCACCATCTTCAGTGAGCAGTAGGCAATTTGCCATCAAGGATTTGGCTTATTGGATTGACTATTAATCAAATGTAACAACACGCTAAGTCAACTCCACCAGCGTTATCTAATTCTAATTACATGCAAGAACACTGTGACTTGTGTGATCGGAAGCTGGAAAAACTGATGTTTGCTGTGGTTAGCAATTGTTTCTGATGTTTTCCATGCTGTGGGATTCCTGATACCTTTGACGGGAAATTGACTGAATCAGTGTCATTTGTCCATAAGATTTGAGTTTGAGTTGACTTGTTTCATTGGGTCTCACTTGTTCCTCTATTATCGTACATTTAAATTTATCCGAAATCGAATTAAAGAGCACTATAAAGACTCCAAGCGGTcaataaaagggaaaaaaaaatcgaGTTGCCATCCCATAGGAGCGCAAATGTACTGCATCAATTGTTTAGATGCTTCGAGTACCATAAGGAAGCTTCTACGGCACTACCGACTCCCAGTGGGAGAAGCAGTTGCTTGCCACCATCACATTGATGTTGTTGGGGAGGGTTTTGTGGGTAATCCAATCTTTCTTCTCTCCTGCAGCTGCCACATCGCTTCTCGGTCTCACGCAGTGTCGAACTCGAGTAGTTGCGACGTGAGAGCTGCTgtggctgagagagagagagagagaggggacatTTGTATGGATGTTAAGAGCGAGTCGCGGCTCCTCTCCTCTCCCAAATGGCGCTGTCGCCGTCCTCAGCTGCCCTAATTAAAGACGAGGAAAGGAGATCACGCTGGCAAAACTAGGATTCTTttgctcctcttcctcttcctgttCTGCTAAGGAGAAGAATGGCGGTGCTTGCAATGGGTTCTGGGAGCCTCCGATCGAGTCCCGGTGTGAAGCTGGGAGGGCTCGGCTTGCCGTCTCTTTGGTGCTACTCGCTTGGTCGCTTCCGATCTGGGGTCGCCACCTCCTCAAAAACCAGGTTATTATGCTTCATTTTCGCTGGTAGTTCGATGATTAGATTGATTGGTTCTATTGTTTCTGATCCGGGGATCATTTCTGGTCATGTGATGGGATATTGAGCTGTTTGCTATGATTCTTTActttaatctttctctctctattctcCCCTCTTTCTCCATGCCTGATCACATTCTGATGCAAGATTGATCTTTTTGTTCTGGATGCTTTTCCATCTAGTGTAAAGATAGAGGCTAAGGTGTATCTCATTGTATATTAGATGTCCGGGTGTTTGCTTTCACCTCCTAAAGTAAAGACGCACAGCACATCGTAACAGTGGGTTGATCTGGGAAGCCTGTGTGGATCAAGAACTTTGAGACACACATAATATTAATGATGGCCTATTGTTCTATATTTCATGATAATCGAGAAGCCCTAATTATTGGTTTGGAGTACACGAATAGAGACAATGCAAGAAATGCCACATATGGGAAATGGCTAAACTTCTGAATCGAAAAGTTGTTCTTTGCATGTGTGATTATTTCCGCTGATCTTTAATTGTGGGATATTGTCAGATTACCATCTTATGTAGCCGTACGCACGCCTAGAGCTGCATACCCAACTGCTGTTGAGGTATTGAATGACCTGTTCAATGCATTTTTTTGGAAATGCATCCTTAATCGTCTTGAACTTTGCTGCAACAGGATGGATGTTCCAGTGAGACCAATAGAATTCCGACTCCCAAAGTTATAATAGATCAGGACTCAGATCCAGATGCAACTATTGTTGAGATAACCTTTGGTGATCGCCTTGGAACTCTTCTTGACACTGTATGTGGCAGTGCTAGATTCAAGTCTTTTTTCTGTTGTTGTGTGTTTGTGTATGATGGGGTGGGGACTGTCCTAAATTATAGTTGCTTTCTGAGTCTTCTGACGAGTTTGTATTTTTTTGTACTTGGAAGATGAATTCCCTCAAGAACTTAGGTCTACATGTTGTCAAGGCCAATGTatacttggattcttctggaaagCACAACAGATTTGCAATAACTAACAGGTGAGTCTCTCTTATCTTATTACGTAAAGGTTTTGGAAGGAGTGACGGATATTCCTTATTAGAAGAACTTTCTGCTATTATCAAATTCGAAGAGTTTTCTTCACTGCTGCAGCTTTATGTATAAAGCTCAACTGTTGTTCCCACATGTCGATGATTGATATAGATTTGCCTATGGCATTAGCTTTGGTATAACAGTAATTGCTTATTGCAGTTAATGGAATACTTTATAGGTACACCGGTCGTAAAATTGATGACCCAGAATTGCTAGAAACAATACGATTGACAATTATCAACAACATGCTCCAATATCACCCGGTAATTCTAATTATCCTATATAGAATTTTACAGATTTTTTTCCTGCCATGATATAGTTTGTGAAATATAATGAAAAGAACTTTGTAATTTAATATACTGTTATAGTATAACTGGAAACTGTGTTGCTATACTGTATGCTGCTGTTGATTCTTCGAATCACTGGCAGGAGTCTAGCAGCCAATTGGCTATGGGAGCAACTTTTGGAGTGGAGCCACCCGAGCAGAAGGTACTTAAGTGTGTCATTTTACATCTTTGAAGGGTTTATATAACATTTGAAACATCAAGAATGCCTCAAGTACTTTATGCAGAAGTGGAATTTCATATATATGAACCAGGGAATATGaatttctttcctttaacattgCTTATTGTTTCTCAAGAACCAAGGTTCTGACTGTTTCATGTTTGATTTTTGTACATCATGACAATCTTAAAAAAATTCTCTCTTTACGAACAGGAAATATTCTGATTAATGTTTATCTGCAATTTTATATGCACTTTTAAGTTGCTTAGGCAATTACGTATATAGTGACTCAACTACCTTCTTTCAATCTGAGTAATACCAAATCTTATGCCCAACACATGCATACATTTTCTGTCCGTCTCAATCAACTAAGAACTATGGTTTATCATTTTTAGTTGCTTCATAAAGAAGTGAAAGATGATTTATCTAGATGTATGTTGTGGATGATATATATGTCAAAAGCAAAGAAAATAAGGTTGCAATTGTTTGTTGGTTATTTCATCATCTATACTTCCTCTTTCATTTCTACATTCCAGGTTGATGTGGATATTGCAACACGTATCAATATTTATGGTGATGGACCTAACAGAAGGTATGTGGTTTCTTCCGAGACTTGAGTGTGCAGTTATTGAACCATGTGATCAGACATTTTGTAACAAAATTATCAGAAATGATCTAAAACATGTTGGAACAGTCTCacccttttttttaatattagtcTACCTATGTCTAGACTATATACTACTATACTAGCTATGTGCAAACTCACTCAAGAAATGTTGGAGTTCCATGGAGGAAACAATGTTCATGTAGACATGCATTATCAGTAAATGTTGTGACAACTATGAAGTAAACAATTGCACTACTGACCCATTTTGTGAACTTCTCTCTAGCTTACTTGTGGTGGAGACAGCAGACCGTCCAGGGTTGTTGGTTGATCTTGTTAAGATCATCACAGACATAAATATCACTGTCCAATCTGGAGAGTTTGACACTGCGGTATAATCCATTCATGTGGTCatgctttatatatatacatatacatttgttTCAAATTGAACTCCTGCTGCTTCCAGGGACTGTTGGCTAAAGCAAAGTTCCATGTCAGCTATAGGAATAAACCGATCGGCATGAGTTTGCAACAGGTACAGTTTTATCTTTTGATGGCGTCGATATGTTCATGACTTGCCTTTTTGTCGATGAGTGACTACTCTATGGTTAAGCTTCAATTAGTTTCTAATCATGTTTTCTATATCATTTTTCTTGCTTGTTTATGTCCTCGGATGTTGCTTAGGATCTTAAAAGCTGCATTAATGCTAATATGTCTCTGCAGGTTCTCTCTAATAGCTTGCGTTATTTCTTGAGGAGGCCGACAACAGAGGAGGCGAGCTTTTAATCACTTGCCAGGACTATTTCATGATGATATTCAATAAGAGTTTGGGGCTAAACTTTCCCATATCGAAAAAGAACAATGGTGTCAAATGATGTCTACGACATGGAAGGAACATTGCTAGCTAATCTGTCTGAGAAAAATGGTGACTGCACTCGATACAATTGGCAACGTTTTAATGTCCCTTGGCTGCTTCCTTTCCCTCTTTGCATTCTTGCAGTAATTTCAGTGGTAACATATAACTTTAGTGAAAGGCTAGCGTTGATGCCATCAAGTATATAATGCACAAGactttatgaatatatatatatatatatatatatatatatatatatatatatatatatatatatatatatatatatatatatatatatatatatatatatatatatatatatatatatatatatgagtagtGGTCCTCAATCGTTGATATTTGCAATAGACCCCCGCAATTATCGATCCCATGACGCTGAACTCGGTGACTCCTTTCGCCTGGTGCCGCCTCGCCGTCGTCGCTCCTCCCCTGCTCTCAGCGCCTTCCTCACCATCGCTGATCAGCGTCTGCTCCGTCTCCAACGCCCTCAGGCGAAGGCGACCGGTTGGACTTTTCTCTATAGCACAGGCAAGTTTGCTGAAATCCATCATCGATCAAACTGGGACTTGGGCCAGCCTCTTGAAGGCCCTTATGGTCTAGATCGATTCCGCGAAAGCCGTCTCGTTTGAATGGGCTGGTTCGATTTGGAAGGATCCAAATTAGATGTGCCAACGAACGAGATGACGGATCGTCGGGGTGTTGCTAGGAACTCGCAGCACATCGCCTCCAAGCTGTTCGACTCTATTCCTCTGAAGGAACAACGCCTTGATATTCGCGCTTGCACTATCCTGCTTCGATGCCTACGCTCGGGCTGGGAACATCACAAAGCGGGTTGCACCGTACGGTAAGGCCAGGTAACATACTTAATTTTGATATCTAAACCACTAGTAAATTAGGTTTATCATTTCGGGTACTGAACCCATGATTTTTTACTGGTGTATCAGTATATATTGTCTATATCTTTACCGATTCGAATGGTACAACAATTCAAGAAACTATGGCCAGATTACTTCTGTTCCCAATCTTGAATTGTTTACATCATGACAATAATCACATGACTCTAGGGTTCTAATAACTTGAATTGTTTACATCATGACAATAATCACATGACTCTAGGGTTCTAATAACTTGAATTGTTTACATCATGACAATAATCTCTAAAGTTAGCTGATACCTTCAAACAAATTAGGTCAGGTTCTAATAACTTGATTCCAGGGTTccataaaactcttttcaaatgAGGAGAGAGATAATGACATTCTTGAAGGTGCGCTTTAGACCATCAAGTAAATTAGGCCAAACGACATTCAAGAGGTGGATGTCCATGATTAGTTTAACTTTAGTGACGTGTTATAGACTAATCCCTGATTAAGACCAAAAGGGTGACTGTGGAAATCGATCTTTAATGATCTCCAAAATCTGTGAATACCACCTACTATATATAAGTTTCCCACTGAGTTCTTCTTATGCATTATAATTGTTAGGAACAAGAAACACCACATAATTTGACCAAAGTGTATGGTACGATACCTGTCATAATCTGATTATACATCACTGGCTGTAACTCTCTCATCACCATCTTTTTCTACGTTTTGTTTTCAACGCTTATTGAGAGACTTATGATGCGTTTTTGGATCTTTCATTGTCATTTGTCATTCATAGAGTAAATGAGCTTGCACTATGATCTGAATTTTCCAAATCCATGTCATCATCATGCGTGGATCTGTATTATTCAGCATCATTCTCTGCATACAGTTTCTCTCTTGCATTCATGTAAGTTTAACATGCTGATTGGGGCATAAGTGCACATTCCTTTATGAAGAGATCCGTTTTCCGTATTTAGTTGCCCATTTATATTTAAAGAGTGGACCTTTCGAGGCCATTCGACTTATACAACTAGAAATGCAATGCTTATGAGAGAGCATTTGGATTTCTATACCTTGTAGAAGGATCTGAATTCCCATTTCTTGCTCTGTTCTGTTTCATTTGTGGACCGTGAAACTGAGAATTGATTTCGGATGACTGGTTGTTAGTGCAAATTATGAGCATTACTAAATGGCTGTAACAAAATTAGGATGCATCAGCAGATCTTTCAtacttgtttgagtccatatacatGTATTTTAATGTCAGAATAAATTTGTGAGGATCATTGACTGTCTATCTCATTATTGCCACCACCTACTGTGGTGATCGGACAACTGAAGTTGCTTTGCTTGACTGACATGCAGGAAACCCGTGGCCGCTGACTCTTAGTTTGTACTGATACAACAATATGCTCTTCGGAAGACCCTATGGGCACATGTATGTGGAAGGTTGGCCAATCCAATATTCCCCCACTAGTATAAAGATGGCAAAAGTGGGGGTAGGGAGGATATATAAAAAGAGCCCAACGAATGAAGTGcctttcctcttttcttctcGTGGCCGTCCACAAATAATGCGCTTGGTGACTCCACAGGTTCCAAAGGTGATTGAATGGGGAAGGAAAGATGAGATGGGAAATGGGTGTTGTATATCTAAAGTTAGTTCGTGCATTATTTATATGTTATCTGTTTGACCATCCAATTCACGATGCTGCCAAGCCTACTTTTCTCGAGGCCTTCTTCTCACATGTGAGCAGGTCTACACCACCACAGCTTTTGTTTGCTCTTTTGCTAAGATTTTGCTGGTGGCACTACTGATTCATGTGAAAACTTTTGACATGCAGTTCCGATCCCTTCTGAAATTGATGGGATTGCTCAGCAGCAGTAGCCAACAATACTATTACGGCACGGTTCTACATGGCCTGTCGACCTCAAGCTAGTCCGGATGAGCACGGAGGCCGCATGCAATGGGTGATACCACAACCTTTTCGCCTTTGGGCCACAAGACTTTTGTGCACTACGTGGACCTGACTGATCGCAGCATCGAGATTGTTAGTTGTTAACTTCGCATTTAATCTGAGGATTGGAACACCTCGACGTGAACTCTGCTCATTCAAGATGATGCGATGGATAAGGTATGGACATGACCAGAGCTTCATACTGCTATATAATATGATTGTTCGTTTGTTTCGTAGGCAATGGCACAAACACTCTTTCTTAATGGGATTACTTGGGACTGCCGTGCACCTCGGTCGGGCGAGAAAGAGAAGAATGTATCAGTTACATGATTGACCAAGCATCTTTTTCTCCATTGCCCCACCATCTTCACATTATTAGTGTATACTGTTCTCCTGGCCCTTTGTTAAGTCAAAGGTGGTGGGAAGAGATGAGTTCCGTCGTCGAGGTTCAGAAGATGGAGGTCAGATTCAGCTCGTACTGCAGTCAGTAGTGTACGCCACTCATATGGGTGGAGTGGAGTGTCCATGCTTTCTGGTGGTTGATATCATTAGGATGTCTTCTTAGGGGGTGCACGCTCCATATTCTGCACCTTGTGTTGTTGGGCATTGGAATCACATTActattctctctctccctctctctctctctctctctctctcgatgtcAGACACACACACATAAAAGACAGAGAGAGATCGACTGCAAAGGATTATGCTTCTTATTGATCAATGCCTCCCACCATTCAGGAAGAGGCAATGGTTCCTATATCTTAAGAGACAACCCCTCAAAGATCACATGTTCCCATAGCCtccttttttctttctcctcATGCTTTTCCTCAGTTTCCAAATATATGTGTTGATTAATTGTTTCGTTACTGAGCTTCTCTGTCCTCTTCTTGTTAAATTTATAGGTAAAATTTGAAGCAGAACTCCATGTTCCAAGTATTTTACTTGTCAAATTTCAAGAGTCTTTAAGTTCTAAATTCCCTGCGCCATCAGTCAGTTCCATGGTGAGCATGAAAAGAATATTTCACTCTACATAGCATGTCATTGTTTTAGATGGTTCTTTTTATTAGAATCTGTGAGCTCCATTGACTGCTTTTTTTGCAAGTTGCGTGCACATGCAATGATGCTTCGGACACACACTCGGAATCTACAAGGCTTTTTGTATATGTTCCGTCTTCTAGTTGACCACATGTAATACCTTCACTTTGTGTCACCCAATCCCAATCTGATTGTTGCTTTGTAAGATCTTCGACAATTGGGTTGCATGCCCAAAGTTTACATGTCAGCTCATTATGTTGCAGTTGGCTTTTCAGAACCTTATTGCGAACAAGATTATTTATAATGGAAATTTATGGATGTGATTGCAAACTTTTGCTTATGCTGAGCTTTAATTATCATGAAGAAACAATGAATCTTGACACATTTTGCAGGAATGATGGCACAGAATAACAGAAATATTAAAGCAGGTTGGAGTTGTTCTCATCCTCTActgtgatggtgatggtgatggtgatggtgatggttcGGAAAGAACACATCGACCCTGTATGCGCTGCAACAACACAACTATTTGCTCTATCCATCTCCATCGAACAGAAGCTGCCACCGTTCCTTCACTGGGGACCTCCCTATTCCTTTACAATGCACCTCCCTTTTGTCCCGCACATCGTCAGGGAATTGCTCGGCGAAACAAGTGGGTGCTGCTATTTCCAAGTTCCACACCAAACATGAGAACACCAGTGTTGGTCCGCAACCTTGTGGGGCTGAAGTTGACTTTGACCCCTACATTTTTCTGACTTTGACTTAAGACCTTGGCGTCAAAGTGCTCAACCCCACCCTTCTCGTGCGATGCCGAGACGAAGCATCAAGTGTACGTGCAGTTTGGCACGGGTAACTATGTCACATTAAATGGAGACCTCGGCAGCGATCTAAACAGCGAGGATTGCGACCGACCTCAGCCTCTTTGTTTTATCTACCACTGTTGAATAGAATTCTAACGACATACGAAGGGAGACAACATGGATTCCAATATGGAAAATTGGCATTGCAAGAACCATGCAATTGTCGAGGAAGAAAAGTATTAGCTTGGCATTTGTGAAGGCAGTCCCCGTCAAGGGTGGAAATTTCTTATGATGGCGGCAAAAATGTGGAAGATGAAACATTTGATAGGAAAAACTGACACTTGACATCGTTGGAGTTTGATGTGGGGGGGGAAGGGATGAGGTATGATCGATCCAGAGAAGACAAAAGAAACGTTGCTGAGGTCGATCACAGATTGGTACACACGAGGGTTTTCAAAGATGCATGCATGCCTCGGAATCAAACCTCAGCATTAATGTATGTGCCAGCGGTCACGACGGTTCACAATGACAGGCAGCCTTTTCAGCGGGAAATATGTATCTTTACATATCGTGCTATGTCGCTTGGGTGCTCGAGGCCACACCTCCTGAATGCCTGTCTACGGTTTTGACTCGTAAATCATATGGTCTTACTCGGACGAGGCAATTCCTCTCCCCCACTAATTTTCAACGCTTACACCTCGGAATAGATTTAAAAAGTCATCTCGATTGACTTCCGAACAAAACTTACGTAttagataaataaaatataatataatagattGGTATTAGAATAAGCGTTACTTGTCAAAATCTCTCAGAGAAATTGATCCCCACTAATCAATTCACAGCTTAACAAAACCAAACACTGGTCTACATTACACATACTATATTATCCTATCCTAACTCCACAATTGACCCAACAAATATTTGCCCCTTTGGCAACACATCCAATACCCCATTGGCCCGAAGGGGGAGCAAAGTCTTGGCTCTTATTATTGTTGGCCTTGGCTAATCTGAAAGGTTTTCCCCTattcgaagaaaaaaaaaattcctttcCAACTTTTGTTGGAGTTAGGGATCCCTTTGACTTTACATCTGCTTCGACAGAAAGAATGTATGCAAAACCTTTAAAATAAATACTATTATATCAACGCAATAGGATTAGTGTAATAGTGATATAAAGCCTTCAATAATAGATATCTTTTGTGACTAacatatctttaaaaaaaaaaaaaaaagtagagggGGAGTTGAAGTCTcatctctaatatatatatatatatatattatagtgatTTAAAGTATAGGATTGGTCGAAGCTATGAGATCAAACATGGTCGAAATACAAAATGCAAACATAATATATTCTAATTCCAATGCACTCATGCGTGAGTCGAAGTTGAATGATTTTGTTAAGCATTACGAGACCTCGAGGGATTCATCGCCAAAGGAATAGCCTCGCATGTGGTAGCAACTTTGATTTCTTAAGAGGAGAGTTTGTTTGACGAAGATCTAGGACGATGACGATATTAATGATCAATTCGATCACTAGCTAAATGAGGAGGAAGAAAAGGTAGAAGACATCTTGGACCTACAAAGGTGGGGGTTCATGACTCCATTAATGAGATAGTAAAGATGATGGCAGACTCGAGCATGTTCATCCTCATctatgcatatataaatatatatatatttatagtgaTTTAAAATATAGGGTTGGTCGAAGCTACGAGATCAAACATGGTTGAAATACAAAATGCAAACATAATATATTCTAATTCCAATGCGCTCATGCGTGAGTCGAAGTTGAAGGATTTTGTTAAGCATTACGAGACCTCAAGGGATTCATCGCCAAAGGAATAGCCTCCCCTATAATAGCAACTTTGATCCCTTAAGAGGAGAAAGTTTGCTTGACGAAGATATAGGACGATGACGATATCAATGATAAATTCAATCACTAGCAAAATGAGGAGGAAGAAAAGGTAGAAGACATCTTAGGCCTACAAAGGTGGGGGTTTAGGACTCCATTAATGAGATAGTAAAGATGATGGCAAACTCGAGCATGTTCATCCTCATCAATGCATATATCAATAGCCCATCCTCAAATAAATAGTATGATTGAGGTTACTAACCAAACAATTCTTATAAGTTTAAAGAACAAGTGATTGAAGTCAAAGATACATGAGTGGATATGTTGCCGAGTATCTTATGAAGCTAATGAAACACTGAAGGCATCAACAACAAGAGAATCCACTTTCAACCTTGTATATGGGACCGAGGTAATGGTCCTAGTCAAGATTGTCCTACTGATAGTCTGAACACAAGGATACACCAAAGAGGTATCAGACGTGAGGCTTCAAGCAAGTTTGGACCTGATTGGTGAGGTTAAAGCAAAGACTCATCTTCGAAACTTAGCTTACAAGCAAGCATGGTAGATTTTTATACCCTAAGGGTTTGACATTAGCATGTTAAAATAGGAGACTTTATTATACACAAGGCAGAAAATCAGTAATTCCACTCATATCATAAGAAAACTCATgctaaattaaaaaatatcatacTTTCTTATGGAAGGAATCCAACTAAGAACTTATCGACTCTAGATTTTAGGAGGTTTGTATATCTCCCAAGTTTGGATATCCCTTTCAGAGGATTCAGGAATCAAATTCAAAGTAtttgagaaaaatatatataatgtcaAGGTCCTTACATATAAAAAGCACCCTAGTAAGGAAAAAAAAACCCTCTAACGCTCAAGTTAGTAATTCAAAATCTCTCTAAATATGGACTTGAGTAGTTTGAGAAAGGATAGAGTCCTCTCATATTTTCTTGTTTAGAATGCATTTTTATATCTTAAAAGAGGAAAAGGAAACTTGTGATATCATTCCTTGTtataaaggaagagaaagaagtttAGAATTGCCCTCCTCATCATATAGGATGAAAATAATGTTTATGATTATCTTCTTTATTTGTGATTGTCTTTCTTATCATAATAGATAAGAAAAAAACTTATGATTATTTTCCTTATCATAATAGATAAGAATGAGGCTTGTATTTTTCcatattgaatcttcatccataTAGGCAAATACTAGAGTGTGACTTAGATTTCATGTAGCAACTATATGTAAGCTAATAGTAGATTCCCTATCAATAGGAGAGTATAACAACGAGAGACTGTACAAGAAGTGGCTCAAACTCGACGACGAGATCAGTTTCGATAAGAGCAAGATCCTTGATTTACTGGTCAACTTCAAGAGGGGCTGTAAAGGCCTCCTTAGTCTCTAGGGTTAGCTCCCCATTATTCTCGGCTAATATGCTTTTAACTTTCTCACTAGGCTCGATTTCACCTTCTTCCATAGGAGGAATCAACTCACTATGATCATCGATTTTGTTGAACCCGATAAAGATAACATCGTCATCAATGGGGTGCTTGTCATTTAAGGCCTCCAAGAAAATAAGGCTAGGGTAGTCACAGTGCATTCAAGAAATCATAAGCTCATACTTAAAACACCATAAT
The window above is part of the Musa acuminata AAA Group cultivar baxijiao chromosome BXJ1-1, Cavendish_Baxijiao_AAA, whole genome shotgun sequence genome. Proteins encoded here:
- the LOC135582832 gene encoding ACT domain-containing protein DS12, chloroplastic-like isoform X1, with translation MAVLAMGSGSLRSSPGVKLGGLGLPSLWCYSLGRFRSGVATSSKTRLPSYVAVRTPRAAYPTAVEDGCSSETNRIPTPKVIIDQDSDPDATIVEITFGDRLGTLLDTMNSLKNLGLHVVKANVYLDSSGKHNRFAITNRYTGRKIDDPELLETIRLTIINNMLQYHPESSSQLAMGATFGVEPPEQKVDVDIATRINIYGDGPNRSLLVVETADRPGLLVDLVKIITDINITVQSGEFDTAGLLAKAKFHVSYRNKPIGMSLQQVLSNSLRYFLRRPTTEEASF
- the LOC135582832 gene encoding ACT domain-containing protein DS12, chloroplastic-like isoform X2, whose product is MNSLKNLGLHVVKANVYLDSSGKHNRFAITNRYTGRKIDDPELLETIRLTIINNMLQYHPESSSQLAMGATFGVEPPEQKVDVDIATRINIYGDGPNRSLLVVETADRPGLLVDLVKIITDINITVQSGEFDTAGLLAKAKFHVSYRNKPIGMSLQQVLSNSLRYFLRRPTTEEASF